From Amycolatopsis sp. WQ 127309:
TGCGGGCGTCGCCGTCACCGGAGAGCTTGAGCATGCCGGCGCACTGCCAGGGCTGCCAGCCGCGCATCCGGTAGAGGTAGAGGGCGCGGTAGTCCTGTTCGTGGGCGGCGGCCTGGTCGGGGCGGCCGGCGCCGCCGACGCTGCGCCAGGTGGGGAGGTCGAACTGGTAGGCGCCGTAGTAGCCGTTGCCGGTGTTGGTGGCGTAGCGGCCGCTCGACTCGCACATGCGCAGCTTGGCCCAGGCGCTCGACGCGGGGTCCGCGGAGGCGATGGCGGGGACGGTCAGCTGCAGACCCAAAGCGGCGAAGGCGAGAAGCAGGATTCTCGCCACGGTGCGTCGGCGGTTGTGGATCATGCGAGCACAGTAAGAGGGTGCCCCTTTGGCCACAAGAGACACACTGCTTACACGAGTCTCACACGAAACACCGTTCACCCCGCCGAGCGACACACCGTGACGCGTCGAATGTGATTGCCACGGAAGTGGCGGATGAGCACGGTGCGACGAACCGGACACGGTTTCGGCGAACTTCGGGACCGGTGGCGGTACCGCCCAGTAGTCTCCGCGCTGACCTGGACGATCTTGACCCTGAGGAGCCGTGGATGACGCTGGCCGGAACGCGCTCGACCAAGCGCGAGCGCTGGGGCTGGTATTTCTACGACTGGGCGAATTCGCCGTTCTATTCGTCGACGACGACGGTGTTCGGCGCGCTCTACATGAGCACGATCGCGGCCGAGGACGCGAAGTCGAACTTCACCCTTAACGGGGACCACGCTTGTGTCGACGCGTCCGGCGCGTCGGACACGCTGCACAACTGCGACGTGAGTTTGTTCGGGCTGCACTTCCCGGCCGGCTCGACGTGGGGTTACCTGCTGTCGGTGGCGACCGTGGTGCAGGTGCTGGTGCTGCCGATCGCGGGCGCGGTGGCCGACCGCAGCCGCAACAAGCGGCGGATCCTGGGCGGGTTCGCGTTCCTGGGCGCGTCCGCGGCGGCGGCGATGTTCTTCATGGCCGGGTCGGACTGGCAGCTGGGCGCGGCGCTGTTCATCGTGGCGAACATCGGGTACGGCGGCTCGCTGGTCGTCTACTACTCGTTCCTGGTGGACATCGGCGGGCCGGACGAGCGGGACGACATCTCGGCGAAGGGGTGGGCGTTCGGGTACCTGGGCGGTGGCCTGGCGCTGGCGTTGCAGCTGGGGTTCTACCTCGGCCACGACGCCTTCGGGGTGTCCAAGGGCACCGCGGTGCAGATCTGCTTCCTGACCTCGGGGCTGTGGTGGGCGTTGTTCACCGTTCCCTCGGTGCGGGCGCTCCCCCGCGACCACACGCCGGTGGACGTGGCGCCGGGTACGTCGGTGCTGCGGGCGGGGTTCGGCGAGCTGCGGCGGACGATCGTCTCGGCGAAGGCGTTCCCGCTGACTCTGGCGTTCCTGGGCAGCTACCTGATCTTCACCGACGGCATCACCACGGTGGTGGCGGTCTCGGCGCA
This genomic window contains:
- a CDS encoding transglycosylase family protein, which codes for MIHNRRRTVARILLLAFAALGLQLTVPAIASADPASSAWAKLRMCESSGRYATNTGNGYYGAYQFDLPTWRSVGGAGRPDQAAAHEQDYRALYLYRMRGWQPWQCAGMLKLSGDGDARSKRVPSYADSAYIGGSRPVPAPTPPPPSGKPAWPGVVYAYGDCAAPLKTFQLRMNAFGYGFTGTGCYLEKTKEAVLALQRANGIKDSGLLGPKTWDAAWNGKPPR
- a CDS encoding MFS transporter, coding for MTLAGTRSTKRERWGWYFYDWANSPFYSSTTTVFGALYMSTIAAEDAKSNFTLNGDHACVDASGASDTLHNCDVSLFGLHFPAGSTWGYLLSVATVVQVLVLPIAGAVADRSRNKRRILGGFAFLGASAAAAMFFMAGSDWQLGAALFIVANIGYGGSLVVYYSFLVDIGGPDERDDISAKGWAFGYLGGGLALALQLGFYLGHDAFGVSKGTAVQICFLTSGLWWALFTVPSVRALPRDHTPVDVAPGTSVLRAGFGELRRTIVSAKAFPLTLAFLGSYLIFTDGITTVVAVSAQYGKDELRFGDEVLIMTILVIQFVAYLGGTLHGLVARRYGAKRTILGSLVLWIVVLVGAYFIQPGKVVQFLAVAVGIGLVLGGTNALSRSLFSQMIPQGKDAQYYSLYVVGERGTSWLGPLVFAGVGQATGSFRLAIVALVIFFVAGLVLVALVPVRRAIVAAGNRPPEVL